Proteins encoded together in one Capricornis sumatraensis isolate serow.1 chromosome 3, serow.2, whole genome shotgun sequence window:
- the LOC138075516 gene encoding mucin-2-like, with protein sequence MRTAFGEMAAGHGSFTNTSVPSESTVSTASSHTTSDQSESTVSSEVPGTLLTTSSQSEPTVSSEASPTTDSGSSTTTSVLSESTVSSEVSPEGSPTTFPGSFTTSSVLSEPTVSPKTSPTTSGPSKSTVSSEASPTTDSGSSTTSSVLSESTVSPETSHTTSVSPEGSPTTFPGSFTTSSVLSESTVSPETSPTTSGPSKSTVSSEASPTTDSGSSTTTSVLSESTVSPEVSPEGSPTTFPGSFTTSSVLSEPTVSPKTSPTTSGPSKSTVSSEASPTTDSGSSTTSSVLSESTVSPETSHTTSVSPEGSPTTFPGSFTTSSVLSESTVSPETSPTTSGPSKSTVSSEASPTTDSGSSTTTSVLSESTVSPEVSSEGSPTTFPGSFTTSSVLSESTVSPETSPTTSGPSKSTVSSEASPTTDSGSSTTTSDTDNCEDNPLFNYDTITILLPVYIIQVDGVPVF encoded by the exons GCCATGGTAGCTTCACCAACACATCAGTTCCGTCAGAATCCACAGTGTCTACTGCAAGTTCCCACACCACATCTGATCAGTCAGAATCCACAGTCTCTTCTGAGG TCCCTGGGACTTTGCTCACCACATCTAGTCAGTCTGAACCCACGGTCTCTTCTGAGGCGTCTCCCACCACAGATTCTGGAAGCTCCACCACCACATCTGTTCTTTCTGAATCCACAGTCTCTTCTGAAG TCTCTCCTGAAGGTTCCCCCACCACATTCCCCGGGAGCTTCACCACCTCATCAGTTCTGTCAGAACCCACAGTGTCTCCTAAGACTTCCCCCACCACATCTGGTCCCTCTAAATCCACAGTCTCTTCTGAGGCTTCTCCCACCACAGATTCTGGAAGCTCCACCACCTCATCAGTTCTGTCAGAATCCACAGTGTCTCCTGAGACTTCCCACACCACATCTG TCTCTCCTGAAGGTTCCCCCACCACATTCCCCGGGAGTTTCACCACCTCATCAGTTCTGTCAGAATCCACAGTGTCTCCTGAGACTTCCCCCACCACATCTGGTCCCTCTAAATCCACAGTCTCTTCTGAGGCTTCTCCCACCACAGATTCTGGAAGCTCCACCACCACATCAGTTCTTTCTGAATCCACAGTCTCTCCTGAAG TCTCTCCTGAAGGTTCCCCCACCACATTCCCCGGGAGCTTCACCACCTCATCAGTTCTGTCAGAACCCACAGTGTCTCCTAAGACTTCCCCCACCACATCTGGTCCCTCTAAATCCACAGTCTCTTCTGAGGCTTCTCCCACCACAGATTCTGGAAGCTCCACCACCTCATCAGTTCTGTCAGAATCCACAGTGTCTCCTGAGACTTCCCACACCACATCTG TCTCTCCTGAAGGTTCCCCCACCACATTCCCCGGGAGTTTCACCACCTCATCAGTTCTGTCAGAATCCACAGTGTCTCCTGAGACTTCCCCCACCACATCTGGTCCCTCTAAATCCACAGTCTCTTCTGAGGCTTCTCCCACCACAGATTCTGGAAGCTCCACCACCACATCAGTTCTTTCTGAATCCACAGTCTCTCCTGAAG TCTCTTCTGAGGGTTCCCCCACCACATTCCCCGGGAGCTTCACCACCTCATCAGTTCTGTCAGAATCCACAGTGTCCCCTGAGACTTCCCCCACCACATCTGGTCCCTCTAAATCCACAGTCTCTTCTGAGGCTTCTCCCACCACAGATTCTGGAAGCTCCACCACCACATCT